A stretch of DNA from Besnoitia besnoiti strain Bb-Ger1 chromosome II, whole genome shotgun sequence:
GACCACAATaacttttttttttcttatGCTGCAGGCTTGTCACTGCGCAGTGAACGCCGCACGCATGAGAAAATCGGTGTCGTGCTCTGTCTTGGGGGTTCTGGTGACTTTGCGCATTTTTTCCCTTTCCGACTGTGCAACCGAAAAAAACAAACACGTAGCAACTTTAACGCctgaagacggcgacgcagaggtgAGTGGTTTTTTTTGTTCGGTTGCATAGGGATGCTACGCTGCGTTTTTTGCTTAGTCGCagccggcagctgcgagtGACAGGCTGCCGTTGCTATTGAGCTGTAAGCATTCGCAGTTCGTCTCTTTTTGTTTCCCTTTACTACGCGAGCGGCGCTAATCAGTCAGGACTCGTGTTTTGGAGTTTTTTGCATCGGTTCGATTCCGCGGTTCACTCGTTAGACCCCCCAGGGCAACTTCTGTCCGCGGTGCGttgtctccgccctccacTATGTTCCTGCTCCTCAGTGTAGCTAACTGCTTCATGTTTCCGCTGTTTTACGTCTTCTTTGTCCCTCTTCTTGCTTCCATCATGCATTCCCCCACTGCGCAGGAGTACCTCCTGTTCTTCTGCGTTCGCCTCTAAGCGTTCTTCGAAGTCA
This window harbors:
- a CDS encoding hypothetical protein (encoded by transcript BESB_035400) gives rise to the protein MAPRLAPETDLLECRKRADFEERLEANAEEQEVLLRSGGMHDGSKKRDKEDVKQRKHEAVSYTEEQEHSGGRRQRTADRSCPGGSNE